In a single window of the Longimicrobiaceae bacterium genome:
- a CDS encoding restriction endonuclease subunit S yields the protein MADTSEVLPAGWARVRIDELCDINPKHGADLADDVEVSFVPMAAVSDVAGEITEPETRRLGDVRRGYTHFSDGDVLWAKITPCMENGKSAVARGLVNGVGCGTTEFFVLRSHGAVVPEFLHQFMRQQSYRDAARGTMQSGVGQARVPKNFIEATILDLPPLAEQRRILARIAQLRSRSHSARDALDVIPTLLNQFRQSVLAAAFRGDLTDGWRATTPQESGSVFLDEIRAARRDAWSRAGRVKRGQANGIHDHSLTQYKEPPSTDSSTLPRLPASWTWATATELSSAVYPLSYGVVQPGHEVEEGVSLLRVCDIGENGEIAVDGMRKIDASVDDEHRRTRLRGGEIVMSLVGTIGRTAIVPEALRGGNIARAIARIEPSTLVPARWIARFLQSPAMQEWLNRESREVARKTLNLGTLASAPIPLAPPAEMKEILRKLDELLAKHAEVTQLLMSQAAEIDRVESAILDKAFRGELVPQDSDDEPASVLLERIRAERAAAPAKQRRGVRARARR from the coding sequence GTGGCTGATACTTCCGAGGTGCTGCCGGCGGGGTGGGCCAGGGTGCGAATCGACGAGCTGTGCGACATCAATCCCAAGCACGGCGCAGACCTCGCGGACGACGTGGAAGTCTCTTTCGTGCCGATGGCGGCCGTCAGCGATGTGGCGGGCGAGATCACGGAACCGGAGACGCGCAGGCTGGGTGACGTGCGCCGGGGCTATACGCATTTCAGCGATGGGGATGTGCTCTGGGCGAAGATCACGCCCTGCATGGAGAACGGGAAATCTGCGGTCGCACGTGGACTAGTGAACGGTGTCGGGTGCGGAACCACGGAGTTCTTCGTTTTGAGGTCGCACGGGGCCGTCGTACCGGAATTCCTACACCAGTTCATGCGTCAACAGAGCTATCGGGACGCGGCTCGGGGTACAATGCAGAGCGGTGTGGGACAGGCTCGCGTACCCAAGAATTTCATAGAGGCGACTATCCTCGATCTTCCACCGCTTGCCGAGCAGAGGCGGATTCTTGCGAGGATTGCCCAACTGCGTTCGCGCAGCCACAGCGCGAGAGATGCGCTCGATGTAATCCCAACGTTGCTGAACCAGTTCCGGCAGTCGGTGCTCGCCGCTGCGTTTCGTGGGGATTTAACGGATGGCTGGCGTGCGACCACACCTCAAGAATCCGGATCCGTTTTCCTGGACGAGATTCGTGCCGCCCGCAGAGATGCGTGGAGCAGAGCGGGGCGCGTCAAGCGGGGCCAAGCGAACGGCATCCACGATCACTCACTAACGCAGTATAAAGAACCTCCCTCGACCGATTCGAGCACTCTCCCCCGGTTGCCGGCCTCGTGGACGTGGGCTACGGCTACAGAACTCTCTTCGGCGGTTTATCCGCTGTCTTACGGTGTTGTACAACCTGGGCACGAAGTAGAAGAAGGAGTCTCCCTACTGCGAGTCTGCGATATTGGGGAGAACGGCGAGATCGCAGTTGACGGGATGCGGAAAATCGACGCGAGTGTCGATGATGAACACCGCCGTACCCGTCTCCGCGGGGGCGAGATCGTGATGTCTTTGGTCGGCACGATCGGCCGCACCGCGATCGTGCCGGAAGCCTTGCGGGGCGGGAACATCGCACGTGCAATAGCGCGCATCGAGCCGAGCACCCTCGTTCCGGCGCGGTGGATTGCACGGTTCCTTCAAAGTCCCGCCATGCAGGAATGGCTGAATCGCGAGTCGAGAGAGGTCGCGCGCAAGACTCTCAACCTAGGCACGCTCGCGTCGGCTCCGATCCCCCTGGCGCCGCCCGCTGAGATGAAGGAGATACTGCGCAAGTTAGACGAGTTGCTCGCAAAGCACGCGGAGGTCACGCAACTCCTCATGTCTCAAGCAGCGGAGATAGATCGCGTGGAGAGCGCGATTCTCGACAAAGCATTTCGCGGCGAGCTGGTGCCGCAGGACTCCGACGATGAGCCTGCGTCGGTGCTGCTGGAGCGGATTCGCGCGGAGCGTGCAGCTGCGCCGGCCAAGCAGCGGCGGGGCGTGCGGGCGCGGGCGAGGCGGTGA
- a CDS encoding N-6 DNA methylase, with translation MTTQEIVQKLWGLCHVLRDDGITYHQYVNELTYLLFLKMAAETGAEADQLPDGWRWRDLEARDGLDLLQFYRELLVHLGGAGSPRVRAIFSGASTSLRQPRNLRKLVDSIDELDWYSARQEGLGDMYEGLLEKNATEQKSGAGQYFTPRVLIESMVACVKPRAGEVIQDPAAGTGGFLIVANAAIDSFDLSEKEQRFQKEEAFWGMELVPDAHRLLLMNAMLHGIEGHLELGDTLAPEGARLPKADVILTNPPFGTKKGGGMPTRDDITYPTSNKQLVFLQHIYRGLLPGGRAAVVLPDNVLFEEGTGTRIRADLMDKCDLHTVLRLPTGIFYAQGVKTNVLFFTRGRSDMGNTRATWFYDLRTNMPSFGKRTPLTRAHFAPFEAAYGDDPHGRSPRTDEGAEGRFRCFTRDEIARRGDNLDVTWLRDESAGRHEELPEPDVIAAEITAKLLEALAEMEALNVLLAPDEVLAGG, from the coding sequence ATGACCACGCAGGAGATCGTCCAGAAGCTGTGGGGCCTGTGCCACGTACTGCGCGACGACGGCATCACCTATCACCAGTACGTCAACGAGCTGACGTACCTGCTCTTCCTCAAGATGGCCGCCGAGACGGGCGCCGAAGCCGACCAGCTCCCCGACGGCTGGCGCTGGCGCGACCTGGAGGCGCGCGACGGGCTGGACCTGCTCCAGTTCTACCGCGAGCTCCTGGTGCACCTGGGCGGTGCCGGCTCGCCGCGCGTGCGTGCCATCTTCTCGGGCGCGTCCACGTCGCTGCGGCAGCCGCGCAACCTGCGCAAGCTGGTGGATAGCATAGACGAGCTGGACTGGTACAGCGCCCGCCAGGAGGGGCTGGGCGACATGTACGAGGGCCTGCTGGAGAAGAACGCCACTGAGCAGAAGTCCGGCGCCGGCCAGTACTTCACGCCGCGCGTGCTCATCGAGAGCATGGTGGCGTGCGTGAAGCCGCGCGCGGGCGAGGTCATCCAAGACCCGGCGGCAGGCACCGGTGGCTTCCTGATCGTGGCCAACGCGGCGATCGACTCGTTCGACCTTTCCGAGAAGGAGCAGCGCTTTCAGAAGGAGGAGGCGTTCTGGGGGATGGAGCTGGTGCCCGACGCGCACCGGCTGCTGCTGATGAACGCCATGCTGCACGGCATCGAGGGGCACCTGGAGCTGGGCGACACCCTGGCGCCCGAGGGTGCGCGCCTGCCCAAGGCGGACGTGATCCTCACCAACCCGCCGTTCGGCACCAAGAAGGGCGGGGGGATGCCCACGCGCGACGACATCACCTACCCCACCAGCAACAAGCAGCTTGTCTTCCTGCAGCACATCTACCGCGGGCTGCTGCCGGGCGGGCGCGCGGCGGTGGTGCTGCCGGACAACGTGCTGTTCGAGGAGGGCACGGGCACCCGCATACGCGCCGACCTGATGGACAAGTGCGACCTGCACACGGTGCTGCGGCTGCCCACGGGCATCTTCTACGCGCAGGGGGTGAAGACGAACGTGCTCTTCTTCACGCGCGGGCGGTCCGACATGGGCAACACGCGCGCGACGTGGTTCTACGACCTGCGCACCAACATGCCTTCGTTCGGCAAGCGCACGCCGCTGACCCGCGCGCACTTCGCCCCGTTCGAAGCGGCGTACGGCGACGACCCGCACGGCCGCTCGCCCCGCACCGACGAGGGCGCCGAGGGCCGCTTCCGCTGCTTCACTCGCGACGAGATCGCGCGCCGCGGCGATAACCTGGACGTCACCTGGCTGCGCGACGAGAGCGCGGGCCGGCACGAGGAGCTGCCCGAGCCCGACGTGATCGCCGCGGAGATCACCGCCAAGCTCCTGGAAGCACTGGCGGAGATGGAAGCGCTGAACGTGCTGCTCGCGCCCGACGAGGTACTGGCCGGTGGCTGA
- a CDS encoding DUF262 domain-containing protein, translating to MNAIKQTLGRIFGQSLRLVAPVFQRPYVWKKEANWQPIWDAVTDVAERRLAGDNVRPHFLGAVVLDQLRTPPATLTTAR from the coding sequence ATGAATGCGATCAAGCAAACGCTGGGCAGGATCTTCGGTCAGTCGCTGCGGCTGGTCGCGCCGGTGTTCCAGCGGCCGTACGTGTGGAAGAAGGAAGCGAACTGGCAGCCCATATGGGACGCGGTCACCGACGTTGCCGAGCGCAGGCTGGCCGGAGACAACGTCCGCCCGCACTTCCTGGGAGCGGTGGTGCTCGACCAGCTCCGTACCCCACCGGCAACCCTGACCACCGCCAGGTGA
- a CDS encoding DUF262 domain-containing protein yields MIDGQQRMTTLQVALAAVRDLCVGPAEAYHESWHRLTQNHVIFGGGGADEPFKVWPTMVDRDHFRHAMTAGSAAELTRLYASPELLDHKDHLIPQAYLYFSEQAATWLGDLAGVELGDRMKALYTAVNNDLHVVVIDLESDDDAQLIFQTLNALGAPLLPGDLVKNYLFHQAEAQGLNAEELHADFWRPIDDEALFWREEVRQGRLTRPKIDLFFQHFLTLRTREDVGATHLFPAFREFAEKRPDLSPKQHLADIRTFSRIYKRFEEFPRTSPEGVFFYRLEQLDTTTVLPLLLEIFRRLDTVELRPQLLRVLADVESFLVRRSVCCLTTKAYNRIFLDILQALDTEVSATADSLRELLLRSDAPTNRWPDDGEFSSALLDAPLYTVLVRKRLRMLLEALEMGIRTAKSEVVALPSDLTVEHLMPQSWKEHWPLPNVEPHDKEASSRERFVHTLGNLTLLTRKLNPSVSNAAWASKREAIFEHSGLMMNRQLYTFSEWHEGAILQRGIDLTKVALTLWPRPTVGVAT; encoded by the coding sequence GTGATCGACGGCCAGCAGCGCATGACCACGCTGCAGGTGGCGCTCGCCGCCGTCCGCGACCTATGCGTGGGCCCCGCCGAGGCGTATCACGAGTCATGGCACCGGCTCACGCAGAACCACGTGATCTTCGGCGGCGGTGGGGCCGACGAGCCATTCAAGGTGTGGCCCACCATGGTGGACCGCGACCACTTCCGCCACGCCATGACTGCGGGCTCCGCGGCAGAGCTTACCCGCCTCTACGCATCGCCCGAGTTGCTGGACCATAAGGACCATCTCATCCCCCAAGCGTACCTGTACTTTTCTGAGCAGGCGGCCACGTGGCTGGGCGACTTGGCCGGCGTAGAGCTCGGCGACCGCATGAAGGCGCTCTACACCGCCGTCAACAACGACCTGCACGTGGTCGTCATCGATCTGGAGTCGGACGACGACGCGCAGCTCATCTTCCAGACGCTCAACGCATTGGGCGCCCCCCTCCTGCCCGGCGATCTGGTCAAAAATTACCTCTTCCACCAAGCCGAAGCGCAGGGGCTGAACGCAGAGGAGCTGCATGCGGACTTCTGGCGGCCCATCGACGACGAGGCGCTCTTCTGGCGCGAAGAGGTGCGCCAGGGCCGGTTGACACGGCCCAAGATCGACCTGTTCTTCCAGCACTTCCTCACGCTTCGGACGCGCGAGGACGTGGGCGCGACGCACCTTTTCCCTGCCTTCCGCGAGTTCGCCGAGAAGCGGCCCGACCTCTCGCCCAAGCAGCATCTGGCCGACATCCGCACCTTCTCCCGCATCTACAAGCGTTTCGAGGAGTTCCCGCGCACGTCCCCCGAAGGCGTCTTCTTCTACCGGTTGGAGCAGCTCGACACCACCACCGTGCTCCCGCTGCTTCTGGAGATCTTCCGCCGGCTCGACACCGTGGAGCTTCGCCCCCAGTTGCTCCGCGTTCTCGCGGACGTCGAATCTTTCCTCGTGAGGCGCTCCGTCTGCTGCCTTACCACGAAGGCGTACAACCGGATCTTCCTCGACATCCTCCAGGCTCTCGACACTGAGGTCTCCGCGACTGCCGACAGCTTGCGCGAGTTGCTCCTCCGCAGCGACGCTCCCACCAACCGCTGGCCCGACGACGGCGAGTTCAGCAGCGCGCTGCTCGACGCACCACTCTACACCGTGCTCGTCCGCAAGCGTCTCAGGATGCTGCTCGAAGCGCTAGAGATGGGCATTCGCACCGCGAAATCGGAAGTCGTCGCCCTGCCTTCGGACCTCACGGTCGAGCACCTGATGCCGCAGAGCTGGAAGGAGCACTGGCCGCTGCCCAATGTGGAGCCTCATGACAAAGAGGCGAGCAGCCGTGAGCGCTTCGTCCACACCCTAGGCAATCTGACGTTGCTTACAAGGAAGCTGAACCCCAGCGTCTCGAACGCGGCCTGGGCATCCAAGCGTGAGGCCATTTTCGAGCACAGCGGCCTGATGATGAACCGGCAGCTGTACACGTTTTCCGAATGGCACGAGGGAGCGATCCTTCAACGGGGAATCGACCTAACGAAAGTGGCGCTGACCTTGTGGCCTCGTCCCACGGTAGGGGTGGCGACGTAA